Proteins from one Gimesia maris genomic window:
- a CDS encoding GH36-type glycosyl hydrolase domain-containing protein — translation MYVPDIWQKLYRLISFRQFRHQEPSLVRPIDEAPLRAELFSIDQLERHAKLIAASHKLASGQSRDELLPRLDENQRILNETYDLVAAAEDLNRRIEPAAEWLLDNFYLVEEQIRAIRRLLPPSYSRELPRLANGSAASYPRVYDIALELIAHIDGRIDAHSLDSFIASYESVQTLKLGELWALPLMLRLALIENLRRVAVRIATARRDRDLANDWADRMVKVVEQKPTDLILVLADMARTNPHLSGAFLAELTRHLQGQNPNFAFANSWLEHRLADQVLTIEQVVQTEGQAQAVDQVSIGNSINSLRFLNSNDWRLFIEKHSLVERTLTGDPSHIYAQMDFATRNRYRRAVEGIARRSKFTEYDVALKAVQLAENHASDKPEDRAAHVGYYLIGHGRPVLECLVEMRLTPAVMLDKLRRRFPLTCYLSTMTFFTLAATLLFFAAAHHSRVSWQGLALLAIPVLICASHLGMGIVNWFSMQLFRPQSLPRMNYEQGIPPEHRTLVAVPTMLTSAAGIEHLLEGMEIRYLANRDSNLHFALVTDLVDADAEVLPADAHLVSLIRDGIQLLNQRYASDRSDRFYLFHRSREWNAQEGVWMGHERKRGKLADLNATLRGKQGLFTELVGELEILQSVKYVITLDTDTQLPRDAARLMVGTLAHRLNHPVFDTRKSRVVEGHTILQPRVAVSLNSAQQSHFVQLYAGAPGIDPYTRVVSDVYQDLFGEGSFIGKGIYDVDSFEMSCNNFPENTILSHDLIEGAYCRSALVSDVTLYEEYPSRYLADIGRRHRWIRGDWQIAGWLFPWVRNRAGKSMRNPISALSWWKIFDNLRRSLISLAMLSILLVSWLLVPDLAAVSLLFLTCIVFLPTILDTLTNLFQKPVDLPSRLHVRETLQATGRPLAQNVLSFVFLPYETYICCDAIIRTLVRMFWTKRRLLEWKTASDSERGSDGSLSSTIYQMMIAPASAILLALILYSSESEIFFWALPWLVIWFVSPLIAWSLSRPITRRGIQFSELEHHFLEKLSRKTWRYFEEYVTEEENWLPPDNIQQNPNLEIATRTSPTNIGMALLSELAAYDFGYCSASQFLNRTRKTFKTLDRMERHRGHFFNWYDTRTLHPLHPQYVSMVDSGNLAANLLVLSSGIRELSEANLMPRRMFAGLRDTLRVLLDVILSFDGMSIDADFRRRIERQIEVLNRAPDSLQAANVLLAQMTVEAAEFITLADSDPELMWWVLAYERSCQEHRADLLHLAVWLTLPKSPDIWEDASELKQLASALKQLDTATGLRDVAKLQTTLLPLIQEAKQVANTETSEWLVQLGASIGIAADRAAARIRTFEELALQCRELADMDFGLLYDSSRDLFAIGYNVSERRLDAGYYDLLASEARLASYIVIAQGQFGQEHWFALGRLLTSAGSLPALLSWSGSMFEYLMPLLVMPNYENTLLDRTYHAAVRRQIEYGRQYRVPWGISESGYNTLDQHRTYQYRAFGVPGLGLKRGLAEDLVIAPYASVLALMVEPQAACENLQHLAADGQLGACGFYEAVDYTPSRLPPGAESVTVKQFMAHHEGMSLLSLAYVLLDKPMQRRFLADPMLRAAELLLQERVPRATAPVLPHESETRATHLASPEETGSMRVITNPDSPVVEAHLLSNGRYHVVVTSAGGGYSRWHDLAVTRWREDATRDNYGSFCYLRDVDSRIMWSNAWQPTTSPTRGYEAIFTQARAEFRRSDAGIETYTQISVSPEDDIELRRVTLTNRSESSRRIEVTSYAEVVLAVQPQDEAHPAFSNLFVQTELVPNHKAIYCTRRPRSTEEHPPWMTHMMTVRGVTVGEPSYETDRMQFIGRQRTLVAPVVFDRIAPLSNSAGPVLDPVVSIRQTVLLLPNEAVSIDIVTGVSESRAGVEALSEKYSDHSLADRVFDLAWTHGHILLQQLSASEMDAQIYGRLASSIIYASSLRRAKTSILSLNRQGQSGLWGYGISGDLPIVLVRIRDHERIGLVKQAVQAHAYWRLKGLAVDLVIWNEDDSVYRQSLQDEIADLVAASSEAVLIDRPGGIFIRRGEQMSEEDRILLQTVARIVLLDDAGTLQEQAERFGRTDVAVPYLIPSRVLKTQPLVDNPPQYDLAFFNGLGGFSQDGHEYITILATGKTTPAPWVNVIANSQLGTVVSEGGSAYTWAENSHEYRLTPWHNDPVSDISGEAIYIRDDETGLFWSPSPLPKRGQNTYIIRHGFGYSIFDYTEDGLTTELSVYVATDAPVKFCKLKITNRSGRPRELSISSYWGLVLGDSSSKSAMHIVTEIDPASDAILARNVYSPEFGDRVAFFNCSETNRSVTGDRTEFLGRNGKFDNPSALRRVRLSGRVGAGHDPCAAIQVPLQLADGQERIITFTSGAAGGVAEAKALAQQYRTVESAHRAIEGVWDYWSRTLGVIHLETPDASVNFLANGWLVYQTLACRMWARSGFYQSGGAFGFRDQLQDAMALVYAQPQILREHLLRAAAHQFREGDVQHWWHPPVGRGVRTHFSDDYLWLPLAICRYVGITGDTGILDENVPFLTSRPLRDDEESNYDLPQISDEVGTLFEHGIRAIDNGLRFGEHGLPLMGCGDWNDGMNLVGAEGRGESVWLGFFLFHVLTQFAELALRQGDEVISDRYTLEAGRLRGNIEEHGWDGEWYRRAYFDDGTPLGSATNEECQIDAIAQSWSILSGAGPENRTSVAMESVNRRLVRSDDRLIQLLDPPFDKSDLNPGYIKGYVPGVRENGGQYTHSAIWTVMATAAMGDSSRAWELFSLINPVLHGSTPDEISTYRVEPYVVAADVYGVKPHTGRGGWTWYTGSAGWMYRLIVESLLGLNLDVDKLSLKPCLPADWTEFKIHYRYRETFYHITIRNGNSATAVCRMTLDGEELSDNIITLVDDLQDHEVEINMRPKEHSNYE, via the coding sequence ATGTATGTTCCAGATATCTGGCAAAAACTGTACCGTCTGATTTCTTTCCGACAGTTTCGCCATCAGGAACCTTCGCTTGTCAGGCCCATCGATGAAGCGCCACTTCGCGCTGAACTCTTTAGTATTGATCAGCTCGAACGACACGCAAAGCTCATCGCTGCGTCCCATAAACTGGCATCAGGCCAGTCACGAGATGAACTATTACCACGGCTCGATGAAAACCAGCGTATCTTAAATGAAACGTACGATCTGGTGGCAGCGGCAGAAGATCTGAATCGCCGCATCGAACCAGCGGCAGAATGGCTGCTGGACAATTTCTATCTGGTGGAAGAACAGATTCGTGCCATCCGACGGCTGTTACCGCCCTCTTACAGCCGGGAACTGCCACGTCTGGCGAATGGCTCCGCTGCCAGCTATCCGCGCGTTTATGACATCGCGCTCGAACTGATTGCTCACATTGATGGTCGGATTGATGCCCACAGTCTGGACAGCTTCATTGCCTCTTATGAGTCAGTCCAGACGCTGAAACTGGGCGAATTATGGGCATTACCATTAATGCTGCGACTGGCCCTGATCGAAAATCTGCGCCGCGTTGCTGTGAGAATTGCTACTGCGCGGCGCGACCGTGACCTGGCTAACGACTGGGCAGACCGCATGGTAAAGGTGGTCGAACAGAAACCGACAGACCTGATTCTGGTTCTGGCAGATATGGCTCGAACCAACCCTCACCTCTCAGGTGCCTTTCTGGCAGAGCTGACTCGCCATCTCCAAGGCCAGAATCCAAACTTTGCTTTTGCGAACAGTTGGCTCGAACATCGCCTGGCTGACCAGGTATTAACGATCGAACAAGTGGTGCAAACGGAAGGCCAGGCCCAGGCAGTCGATCAGGTTTCGATAGGAAACAGTATCAACAGCCTGCGTTTTTTGAATTCCAACGACTGGCGCCTTTTTATTGAAAAGCATAGTCTGGTAGAACGAACACTGACGGGGGACCCTTCACACATCTATGCACAGATGGATTTCGCGACACGAAATCGTTATCGACGAGCCGTTGAAGGCATTGCCCGACGTAGCAAGTTTACCGAGTATGATGTCGCCCTCAAAGCGGTTCAACTGGCCGAGAATCATGCGAGTGATAAACCAGAAGACCGTGCTGCTCATGTAGGATATTATTTGATCGGTCATGGTCGCCCGGTATTAGAGTGTTTAGTCGAAATGCGACTGACGCCCGCCGTTATGCTGGACAAGCTACGTCGGCGGTTTCCCCTGACCTGTTACCTGTCCACAATGACGTTCTTCACACTTGCTGCAACCTTACTCTTCTTCGCTGCGGCCCACCATTCCCGTGTAAGCTGGCAGGGGCTCGCGCTACTGGCGATCCCGGTTCTGATTTGTGCCTCGCATTTGGGAATGGGGATTGTCAACTGGTTTTCGATGCAACTGTTTCGACCCCAATCGTTGCCACGCATGAATTACGAACAGGGAATCCCGCCTGAGCATCGCACACTGGTGGCAGTACCCACGATGCTGACAAGTGCTGCTGGTATTGAGCATCTATTGGAGGGCATGGAAATACGGTATCTTGCCAATCGTGATTCCAATTTACATTTTGCTCTGGTCACAGACCTGGTGGATGCCGACGCTGAGGTGTTACCAGCTGATGCGCACCTCGTGAGTCTGATCCGTGATGGCATCCAACTCCTGAATCAGAGATATGCCTCTGATCGCTCTGATAGATTCTATCTCTTTCACCGTTCTCGAGAATGGAATGCGCAAGAAGGTGTCTGGATGGGGCACGAACGCAAACGTGGTAAACTGGCTGACCTGAATGCGACACTGCGCGGTAAACAAGGCCTGTTTACTGAACTCGTCGGCGAACTCGAAATTCTACAATCAGTAAAGTATGTCATCACACTCGATACTGATACACAATTACCGCGGGATGCAGCCCGATTGATGGTAGGCACACTGGCACATCGTTTGAATCATCCTGTTTTTGATACACGCAAATCGCGCGTCGTCGAAGGACACACGATCCTTCAACCGCGGGTTGCGGTCAGTCTGAATAGTGCACAGCAATCACATTTCGTGCAGTTGTATGCAGGCGCCCCCGGAATCGATCCTTACACGCGGGTTGTTTCAGATGTATACCAGGATTTATTCGGTGAGGGATCATTTATTGGCAAAGGAATTTATGATGTCGATTCCTTTGAAATGTCCTGCAATAACTTTCCTGAAAATACGATTCTGAGTCATGACCTGATTGAAGGAGCCTATTGTCGTTCCGCTCTGGTCAGCGACGTGACTTTGTATGAAGAATATCCATCGCGTTACCTGGCAGATATCGGACGCCGACATCGCTGGATTCGGGGAGACTGGCAGATCGCTGGCTGGTTGTTCCCCTGGGTTCGAAATCGTGCTGGGAAGTCGATGCGGAATCCGATTTCTGCCCTTTCCTGGTGGAAGATCTTTGACAACCTGCGTCGCAGCCTGATTTCGCTGGCCATGTTGAGCATATTGCTCGTCTCGTGGCTCCTGGTGCCAGACCTGGCTGCAGTATCATTGCTGTTTTTAACCTGTATTGTATTTCTGCCCACAATTCTGGATACACTGACCAACCTGTTTCAGAAGCCGGTCGATTTACCTTCGCGCCTGCATGTACGCGAGACTCTGCAGGCAACGGGACGACCGTTGGCGCAGAACGTCCTGTCTTTCGTCTTTTTACCTTATGAAACGTATATCTGCTGCGACGCAATTATTCGCACTCTGGTGCGTATGTTCTGGACAAAGCGACGACTCCTCGAATGGAAAACAGCCAGCGATTCGGAACGGGGAAGCGATGGTAGTTTGAGTAGTACCATTTACCAGATGATGATCGCTCCCGCGTCAGCCATCCTTCTAGCATTAATACTCTATTCCAGTGAATCAGAGATATTCTTCTGGGCACTGCCCTGGCTTGTGATCTGGTTTGTTTCACCATTAATTGCCTGGTCACTCAGCCGGCCGATTACTAGACGTGGGATTCAGTTTTCCGAATTAGAACATCATTTTCTGGAAAAATTATCAAGAAAAACCTGGCGGTACTTCGAAGAGTATGTCACCGAAGAAGAGAACTGGCTGCCACCAGACAATATTCAGCAGAACCCCAATCTGGAGATAGCGACACGTACCAGCCCTACGAACATAGGCATGGCGTTGCTCTCCGAACTGGCGGCTTACGATTTCGGCTACTGCTCTGCCTCTCAGTTCCTTAATCGAACTCGAAAGACCTTTAAGACACTCGACAGGATGGAACGCCATCGTGGACACTTCTTCAACTGGTATGACACTCGCACCCTTCATCCATTGCATCCCCAATATGTTTCTATGGTTGACAGTGGTAATTTAGCTGCCAATCTGCTGGTTCTCAGTAGCGGCATTAGAGAACTGAGCGAAGCGAACCTCATGCCCAGACGCATGTTTGCAGGCTTGCGCGATACGCTGCGGGTTCTGCTGGATGTGATTCTGAGTTTTGACGGAATGTCGATAGACGCTGACTTTCGTCGCAGAATTGAACGACAGATCGAAGTGCTGAATCGCGCTCCTGATTCTCTGCAGGCTGCGAATGTCCTGCTGGCGCAAATGACAGTAGAAGCTGCTGAGTTCATTACATTAGCAGACTCGGATCCGGAACTCATGTGGTGGGTACTCGCTTATGAGCGATCCTGTCAGGAACATCGGGCCGACCTGCTGCACCTGGCAGTCTGGCTCACTCTCCCCAAATCTCCCGATATTTGGGAAGACGCTTCGGAATTGAAGCAGTTGGCATCCGCTCTCAAACAGTTAGATACCGCAACAGGATTGCGAGATGTCGCAAAGCTGCAAACGACCTTGCTGCCACTGATCCAGGAAGCAAAACAGGTCGCAAATACTGAAACCTCTGAATGGCTGGTGCAGTTAGGTGCCTCAATAGGTATTGCCGCAGACCGTGCGGCCGCCAGAATCAGAACGTTTGAAGAATTGGCTTTACAGTGTCGCGAATTAGCAGACATGGACTTCGGGTTATTGTATGACTCATCCCGAGATTTGTTTGCGATTGGATATAACGTCAGCGAGCGGCGACTTGATGCCGGTTACTATGACCTGCTCGCCTCAGAAGCGCGTCTGGCCAGCTATATCGTCATTGCACAGGGACAATTCGGCCAGGAGCACTGGTTCGCATTGGGACGTCTGCTGACCAGCGCAGGAAGCCTGCCGGCATTGTTGAGCTGGAGTGGCTCCATGTTTGAATATTTGATGCCTCTGCTGGTGATGCCCAATTACGAGAATACGCTGCTCGATCGTACTTATCACGCAGCTGTTCGCAGACAAATCGAATACGGACGGCAATATCGAGTTCCATGGGGAATTTCTGAGTCAGGTTATAATACGTTAGACCAACACCGGACGTATCAGTATCGAGCATTCGGCGTACCCGGCCTGGGACTGAAACGGGGACTGGCGGAAGACCTGGTCATTGCTCCGTATGCAAGCGTGCTGGCTTTAATGGTCGAACCGCAGGCTGCCTGTGAGAATCTCCAGCATCTGGCAGCAGATGGTCAACTGGGGGCCTGTGGCTTCTATGAGGCAGTCGACTACACACCTTCACGATTGCCACCTGGTGCGGAAAGTGTAACAGTGAAACAGTTCATGGCACACCATGAAGGGATGAGCCTGCTCTCACTGGCATATGTTCTGCTTGATAAACCGATGCAGCGCCGCTTTCTGGCTGATCCCATGCTGCGGGCAGCGGAACTGCTCTTACAGGAACGCGTTCCCAGAGCCACAGCGCCGGTTCTCCCGCACGAAAGCGAAACACGAGCCACACACCTTGCATCACCAGAAGAAACGGGCAGCATGCGTGTGATTACCAATCCTGACAGTCCCGTAGTGGAAGCCCATCTTCTCTCGAACGGCAGATATCATGTTGTTGTAACGAGTGCGGGAGGAGGCTACAGCAGATGGCACGATCTGGCTGTCACACGCTGGCGTGAAGATGCAACTCGAGATAACTATGGCAGCTTCTGTTATCTGCGCGATGTAGACAGCAGAATCATGTGGTCGAATGCCTGGCAGCCGACCACCAGCCCCACCAGAGGCTACGAAGCAATCTTCACACAGGCACGGGCCGAGTTCCGCCGTTCTGATGCGGGCATTGAAACGTATACTCAAATCAGTGTCTCCCCGGAAGATGACATCGAACTGCGTCGTGTCACTCTGACAAATCGATCCGAATCGTCACGCAGGATTGAAGTGACCAGTTATGCTGAAGTCGTGTTAGCAGTACAACCTCAGGATGAGGCACATCCCGCCTTCAGCAATCTGTTTGTCCAGACGGAACTGGTCCCCAATCACAAGGCAATTTACTGTACCCGTCGTCCCCGCTCTACCGAAGAACATCCGCCATGGATGACACACATGATGACCGTCAGGGGAGTCACAGTGGGGGAGCCGTCTTACGAAACAGACCGCATGCAGTTCATCGGCCGCCAGCGGACGCTTGTAGCGCCTGTTGTTTTCGATCGTATTGCTCCACTTTCCAACTCTGCCGGGCCGGTACTCGATCCTGTTGTCAGTATTCGCCAGACAGTACTGCTACTACCTAACGAAGCGGTTAGCATTGATATCGTAACGGGAGTCTCAGAGTCACGGGCTGGCGTCGAAGCGTTGTCTGAAAAATACAGCGATCACAGTCTGGCTGATCGTGTGTTTGATCTTGCCTGGACCCACGGTCATATTCTGCTGCAGCAATTAAGTGCTTCTGAAATGGATGCGCAGATTTATGGCCGACTGGCCAGTTCAATCATTTATGCATCGTCTCTCAGGCGTGCCAAAACGAGCATTCTCAGCCTCAATCGACAGGGACAATCGGGGCTGTGGGGCTACGGTATCTCGGGAGATCTCCCTATCGTACTGGTTCGAATTCGCGACCATGAACGAATTGGTCTCGTTAAGCAGGCCGTGCAGGCACATGCCTACTGGCGTTTGAAAGGGCTCGCCGTCGATCTGGTCATCTGGAACGAAGACGATTCGGTGTATCGACAGTCATTGCAGGATGAGATCGCTGATCTGGTTGCTGCCAGTTCGGAAGCAGTACTCATCGACCGGCCCGGCGGTATCTTTATACGTCGTGGCGAACAGATGTCTGAAGAAGACCGTATCTTACTGCAGACTGTGGCACGTATTGTCTTATTAGATGATGCCGGAACATTACAGGAACAGGCGGAGCGATTCGGGCGAACGGATGTTGCAGTCCCGTATCTGATTCCGAGTCGTGTTCTGAAGACGCAACCTCTCGTCGATAATCCTCCTCAATATGATCTGGCATTTTTCAACGGACTGGGGGGCTTCAGTCAGGATGGCCACGAATACATCACCATTCTGGCCACTGGCAAGACAACACCCGCGCCGTGGGTGAATGTGATTGCCAACTCGCAGCTTGGTACTGTGGTTTCGGAAGGGGGCAGCGCTTACACCTGGGCGGAAAACAGCCATGAATACCGACTGACCCCGTGGCATAACGATCCTGTCTCCGATATCAGCGGCGAAGCAATTTACATACGGGATGACGAAACCGGACTGTTCTGGTCTCCCTCCCCGCTACCGAAACGGGGACAAAACACATACATCATCCGACATGGGTTCGGCTATAGTATTTTTGATTACACGGAAGACGGTCTGACAACAGAACTGAGTGTCTACGTGGCGACAGATGCGCCGGTCAAATTCTGTAAGCTGAAAATCACGAACCGCTCAGGACGTCCTCGCGAACTGTCCATCTCCAGTTACTGGGGGCTGGTACTAGGCGATTCAAGCAGCAAATCTGCAATGCACATTGTGACGGAAATCGATCCAGCGAGTGACGCGATCCTGGCTCGTAACGTCTATAGTCCCGAGTTTGGGGACCGTGTCGCCTTTTTCAATTGCAGTGAAACCAACCGTTCTGTGACGGGCGACCGTACCGAGTTTTTAGGACGTAATGGCAAATTCGACAATCCGTCCGCCTTGCGACGTGTGCGACTCTCCGGTCGCGTCGGCGCAGGCCATGATCCCTGTGCAGCGATCCAGGTTCCCTTGCAGTTAGCAGACGGACAGGAGCGAATCATTACTTTCACCAGTGGCGCTGCTGGCGGAGTTGCAGAAGCGAAAGCGCTGGCACAGCAGTATCGCACGGTTGAAAGTGCGCATCGCGCGATTGAAGGCGTCTGGGATTACTGGAGTCGAACTCTGGGAGTCATTCATCTGGAAACGCCTGATGCGTCGGTGAATTTTCTGGCCAACGGCTGGCTTGTCTATCAGACCCTGGCCTGCCGCATGTGGGCTCGCTCCGGATTTTATCAGTCGGGTGGCGCCTTTGGATTCCGCGATCAACTGCAGGATGCGATGGCCCTGGTCTATGCTCAGCCGCAGATACTACGAGAGCACCTGCTCCGCGCCGCAGCGCATCAGTTCCGCGAAGGAGATGTACAACACTGGTGGCATCCCCCAGTCGGCCGCGGCGTAAGGACACATTTCTCCGATGATTATCTGTGGCTGCCTCTCGCGATCTGCCGTTATGTCGGAATCACCGGAGACACAGGCATCCTCGACGAAAATGTGCCTTTCCTCACATCGCGCCCACTGCGCGATGATGAAGAATCCAATTACGATTTGCCGCAAATCTCAGACGAAGTTGGCACACTCTTTGAACATGGTATTCGAGCCATCGATAACGGACTGAGGTTTGGTGAGCATGGTCTGCCATTGATGGGCTGTGGCGACTGGAATGACGGCATGAATCTTGTCGGCGCAGAGGGGCGCGGGGAGAGCGTGTGGCTCGGGTTCTTTCTGTTTCATGTGCTCACTCAGTTTGCCGAGCTGGCATTGAGACAAGGCGATGAAGTGATCTCTGATCGCTACACACTGGAAGCGGGACGACTCCGTGGAAATATCGAAGAGCATGGCTGGGATGGAGAATGGTATCGCCGCGCCTACTTTGATGATGGCACGCCACTAGGCTCAGCTACGAATGAAGAATGCCAGATCGATGCCATCGCACAGAGCTGGTCGATTCTCTCTGGTGCCGGTCCAGAAAATCGAACCAGTGTCGCTATGGAAAGTGTGAATCGCCGCCTCGTGCGAAGCGATGACCGCCTGATCCAGTTACTCGATCCCCCCTTCGACAAGTCAGACCTCAACCCCGGCTATATTAAAGGTTACGTTCCCGGCGTTCGTGAAAATGGCGGTCAATATACTCACAGTGCAATCTGGACTGTCATGGCGACTGCCGCAATGGGAGACAGCAGTCGTGCCTGGGAACTGTTCTCACTGATCAATCCTGTTTTGCATGGCTCTACCCCGGACGAGATTTCAACCTACCGTGTAGAACCATATGTCGTGGCCGCTGATGTCTACGGTGTCAAACCACACACCGGTCGAGGTGGATGGACCTGGTATACCGGTTCAGCCGGCTGGATGTACCGACTGATTGTAGAATCGCTACTGGGATTGAACCTAGATGTAGACAAGTTGAGCCTGAAGCCCTGCCTTCCGGCTGATTGGACTGAATTTAAGATTCATTATCGCTATCGCGAAACGTTCTACCATATCACGATCCGCAACGGCAACTCAGCTACAGCAGTCTGCCGCATGACACTGGATGGCGAGGAGTTATCAGACAATATTATAACTCTCGTGGACGACCTTCAGGATCATGAAGTCGAAATCAACATGAGACCGAAGGAACATTCGAACTATGAGTGA